One part of the Methylobacterium terrae genome encodes these proteins:
- a CDS encoding methyl-accepting chemotaxis protein: protein MFRLSIGSKLALSSAVTALFAAGAIANQWSSNVEVRAANEAVAREATILRGISQAQLAVTRIQLSQKTVELARDAAAADAAVTAAREEARAAAASLARPIAIALKPDVLRDSERNVHDLAAAVSRYAQAGRADLYGRPVDAAAAGAARHEIAALTGRAEKTIGESVANANRFTQEAMEAASERIAAATRVGLVVGAAMLLSLLGAVVALMLNIRRPITRLVSVLERMAAGEIDAEIAESRRGDEIGALGRAVDSIKAMVARKAAEDAERRQIADAAAAAARQHAMMELADSFEAEIGGIVGSVSSSATELQATARSMSATASETAAQSSSVAAAAEEAAANVGTVAAAAEELGASISEIGRQVSGSAGLAQRAVAEADQTTLFVQALSQTSAKIGDMVGLISNIASQTNLLALNATIEAARAGEAGRGFAVVAAEVKELANQTARATEEIARQIGEVQGVTTQTVGAIGAITSLIREIDAVAASIAAAVEQQGSATQEIVRNVSQASIGTSAVTGNVAGVAQASETTGLAATQVLASASELSRQSEHLSGEVHRFLATVRAA, encoded by the coding sequence ATGTTCAGGCTCAGCATCGGAAGCAAGCTTGCCTTGTCGTCGGCGGTAACCGCGCTGTTTGCCGCCGGCGCGATCGCCAACCAGTGGTCCAGCAACGTCGAAGTGCGCGCCGCGAACGAGGCGGTCGCGCGCGAGGCGACGATCCTGCGCGGGATCTCGCAGGCGCAGCTCGCGGTCACCCGGATCCAGCTGAGCCAGAAGACCGTCGAGCTGGCGCGCGACGCGGCGGCCGCCGACGCCGCCGTGACCGCGGCGCGCGAGGAGGCGAGGGCTGCCGCCGCGAGCCTCGCGCGGCCGATCGCGATCGCCCTCAAGCCGGACGTCCTGCGCGACAGCGAGCGCAACGTGCACGACCTCGCGGCGGCGGTGAGCCGGTACGCGCAAGCCGGCCGGGCCGACCTCTACGGCCGGCCGGTCGACGCCGCGGCGGCGGGTGCGGCCCGCCACGAGATCGCCGCCCTGACCGGGCGCGCGGAGAAGACGATCGGCGAATCGGTTGCGAACGCCAACCGCTTCACCCAGGAGGCGATGGAGGCGGCCTCCGAGCGGATCGCCGCGGCGACGCGGGTCGGCCTCGTCGTCGGCGCCGCGATGCTGCTGAGCCTGCTCGGCGCGGTCGTCGCGCTGATGTTGAACATCCGGCGGCCGATCACCCGGCTGGTCTCCGTGCTGGAGCGGATGGCGGCGGGCGAGATCGACGCCGAGATCGCCGAGAGCCGGCGCGGCGACGAGATCGGGGCGCTCGGCCGCGCCGTCGACAGCATCAAGGCCATGGTGGCGCGCAAGGCGGCCGAGGATGCCGAGCGCCGCCAGATCGCCGATGCGGCCGCGGCCGCGGCGCGCCAGCACGCCATGATGGAGCTCGCCGACAGCTTCGAGGCCGAGATCGGCGGCATCGTCGGCTCGGTGTCGTCCTCCGCCACCGAGCTGCAGGCCACCGCCCGCTCGATGTCCGCGACCGCCTCCGAGACGGCGGCGCAATCGTCGAGCGTCGCCGCCGCGGCCGAGGAGGCGGCGGCGAATGTCGGCACGGTGGCGGCGGCGGCCGAGGAACTCGGCGCCTCGATCTCCGAGATCGGCCGCCAGGTGTCCGGCTCCGCCGGCCTCGCCCAGCGGGCGGTGGCGGAAGCCGACCAGACCACGCTCTTCGTGCAGGCCCTCAGCCAGACCTCGGCGAAGATCGGCGACATGGTCGGGCTGATCTCCAACATCGCCAGCCAGACCAACCTCCTGGCCTTGAACGCCACCATCGAGGCGGCCCGGGCCGGCGAGGCGGGACGCGGCTTTGCCGTGGTCGCCGCCGAGGTCAAGGAACTGGCCAACCAGACGGCCCGGGCGACGGAGGAGATCGCGCGCCAGATCGGCGAGGTGCAGGGCGTGACGACGCAGACCGTGGGGGCGATCGGCGCGATCACCTCGCTGATCCGCGAGATCGACGCGGTGGCCGCCTCGATCGCCGCGGCCGTCGAGCAGCAGGGAAGCGCCACCCAGGAGATCGTGCGCAACGTCTCGCAGGCCTCGATCGGCACGAGCGCGGTGACCGGCAACGTCGCCGGGGTGGCCCAGGCCTCCGAGACGACCGGCCTGGCGGCGACCCAGGTTCTCGCCTCGGCCTCCGAGCTGTCGCGTCAGTCCGAGCACCTCTCGGGCGAGGTGCACCGCTTCCTCGCCACCGTCCGGGCGGCCTGA